AGTGCGAAAAGTCGTCAAAGATGGAGGTCGTGTGCTTGTAGGAAGCGATGATTTTCAGcacttgctttgctttttctaagGGCACCTCCTGGGTGTCGCGGGAGTTGGTGACCGGCTTGTTGTCATTGTTCTCCAGTCTGATGTGCCGGAGCTGGTTATTGGGCACGTCCTTGACAAAAATCCACTTCACGTCGAACTTGCCCTTCCACTTGTCCTGAGCCCAGACCCCCGCGCTCGCGCCGTAGTCCACGGGCGACTTCATCTCCGCCAACCCGCAGAAGTGCCCGCTGCCGTTGACGCTGAAGAGCAGGTACACGGGGGCCCTGCTGCCCGCGGCACGGAAGGCCCCGTCCAGGCGCCTGTTGCCGTGCTCGGTGCTGCACCAGATGGAGTACTTGATGGAGCGGTGCACGTCGTCCTCCGAGTAGCTCTTGATGATGAACACGCGCCCGCTTTTGAGGTTCCAGTCGAACTCCTTCGGGTTGTAGCTGTGGGCGGCTTTTAGCTGCTCGAGGACAGGGTGGGACTCCGCggtgggggcagagctgggctgcaCGGTTCCAGCAGCGCCGCCATCCCCGCCAGCCCCTCCGCTCTGCCCAAACGCCGCGCTTCTGTTGCGAGGGGCGACCCAGCGGGTTTGGGGCGGCAGCTGAGGGCTCGGATGCGGTGGCTGGGCCGGCgggggaggctgggtgggaaGAGGCTGCGCAGCCGGCTGGTGCTGGGGAGCGGGCTGGGGGGCGGGCTGGGGGGCGGGAGCCTTGGGCGCGGGCCCCTTGCTGTCCCACGTGCCAATGTCCACGTTGTGCTTCATCGgcggagggggcagggcagccccAATCACAGGTCCGCTTTTCGCTTTCATTTTCGGCTGTGGTTTTGCTGGCTTGCTGGCGATGGCAGCCCACGAGGTCGGCTTCGAAACCGGCATGTTCACATTTGTGCCACCGTTGCCAGAAAGGACACCGGTCATCGCCGCGCTGCTAACAACCGACCCGACAGTCTTGACGGCAGAGGTGGTGACGTCCCCAATCTTCAGGCCCACCATGCCCTGCTCCAGGCTGTTCATTCCGGGGGCCTTGCTGAGGGTGTCGCCGTGAAAGCCCGTCTGCCCGTCCACGATCGTGCCGCCCAGAGAGCTCGGCGGGTAAGTGTAGCTGCTCCCGTATGCGGGGCTCTGCGCCTGCTGGCCCTGCGACCCACTTGTCCCCCAGGCTGAGAAAGCAggattttcagggaaaaaattaAACCTGTGCTGATAGATGTTgttccccaggcccccaggctgCCCAAAAACAGCATCGTGCATGAAATGATGGTCTCCGTTACTGAGCTGTCCGTAGGTGGTGAGGTACGGGATGGGAGGGTCCCCTCCAGTAGACCAGGGCGCCTCACTGAGCGAGTAAGGGAACCCGATGGACGGTGGGTAAAAGCTGGACAGGTAAGGGTCCGCCATGGACGGGTAACTGTTGCTCTGAGGAAACAAGCACAGGAAACGTTAGACCGCTCTCGAGATGCGCCCCGGCGGGGACTGCCTGCGTGGGTGCCGCGGACTCTGGAGCACCGTCACTGCCGACAGGGAGGCCCAGAGCACCGACCAAGAACAAAGCCAGGACAGAGAGGCCTGGTGGCCACCTGCAACGTTCTGGGTCCAGGCGACGTGACCAGGCTCAGCCACCCTACCGTGGGCGGTCTGCGGCCCACTCAGGAACCGCCTCTCTCCCCTCAAGGAGTGGACGGTTTAAACCTAAAGGAACCCAGAGAGAGGCACAAAGCCATCCGACTGGCAATGATGCGGACCCGCACGCCAGCAGCACAGGCAGCACAGCCGGTGAAAACGGCTTTCAGCGGGCAACGAGAGGTTCGAGCTGCAGGACAAGCTGGGGCGCTCAGGGAGACTTGCCCCACAACCTGGTCTCAAGCCCTCGGACTGCTCAACGCGCCGGAGAGGACCCGCCCCACTTGCAACACCCTTGCCCTCCCGGCCCTGCTGACGGC
The window above is part of the Lutra lutra chromosome 9, mLutLut1.2, whole genome shotgun sequence genome. Proteins encoded here:
- the YTHDF1 gene encoding YTH domain-containing family protein 1 isoform X2 — its product is MKHVGHQRGPPVQNGSLHPKDTVHDNDFEPYLSGQSNQSNSYPSMADPYLSSFYPPSIGFPYSLSEAPWSTGGDPPIPYLTTYGQLSNGDHHFMHDAVFGQPGGLGNNIYQHRFNFFPENPAFSAWGTSGSQGQQAQSPAYGSSYTYPPSSLGGTIVDGQTGFHGDTLSKAPGMNSLEQGMVGLKIGDVTTSAVKTVGSVVSSAAMTGVLSGNGGTNVNMPVSKPTSWAAIASKPAKPQPKMKAKSGPVIGAALPPPPMKHNVDIGTWDSKGPAPKAPAPQPAPQPAPQHQPAAQPLPTQPPPPAQPPHPSPQLPPQTRWVAPRNRSAAFGQSGGAGGDGGAAGTVQPSSAPTAESHPVLEQLKAAHSYNPKEFDWNLKSGRVFIIKSYSEDDVHRSIKYSIWCSTEHGNRRLDGAFRAAGSRAPVYLLFSVNGSGHFCGLAEMKSPVDYGASAGVWAQDKWKGKFDVKWIFVKDVPNNQLRHIRLENNDNKPVTNSRDTQEVPLEKAKQVLKIIASYKHTTSIFDDFSHYEKRQEEEEVVRKVGLASPGRGSKSGSQAWSPAVTWMWASLYDFPGLRGCTGWDHGAHLCQGHLGVVFCGTGWASCRGCRPCPQGAGCAALGADASFSLENPVT
- the YTHDF1 gene encoding YTH domain-containing family protein 1 isoform X1 → MSATSVDPQRTKGQDNKVQNGSLHPKDTVHDNDFEPYLSGQSNQSNSYPSMADPYLSSFYPPSIGFPYSLSEAPWSTGGDPPIPYLTTYGQLSNGDHHFMHDAVFGQPGGLGNNIYQHRFNFFPENPAFSAWGTSGSQGQQAQSPAYGSSYTYPPSSLGGTIVDGQTGFHGDTLSKAPGMNSLEQGMVGLKIGDVTTSAVKTVGSVVSSAAMTGVLSGNGGTNVNMPVSKPTSWAAIASKPAKPQPKMKAKSGPVIGAALPPPPMKHNVDIGTWDSKGPAPKAPAPQPAPQPAPQHQPAAQPLPTQPPPPAQPPHPSPQLPPQTRWVAPRNRSAAFGQSGGAGGDGGAAGTVQPSSAPTAESHPVLEQLKAAHSYNPKEFDWNLKSGRVFIIKSYSEDDVHRSIKYSIWCSTEHGNRRLDGAFRAAGSRAPVYLLFSVNGSGHFCGLAEMKSPVDYGASAGVWAQDKWKGKFDVKWIFVKDVPNNQLRHIRLENNDNKPVTNSRDTQEVPLEKAKQVLKIIASYKHTTSIFDDFSHYEKRQEEEEVVRKVGLASPGRGSKSGSQAWSPAVTWMWASLYDFPGLRGCTGWDHGAHLCQGHLGVVFCGTGWASCRGCRPCPQGAGCAALGADASFSLENPVT
- the YTHDF1 gene encoding YTH domain-containing family protein 1 isoform X3 gives rise to the protein MSATSVDPQRTKGQDNKVQNGSLHPKDTVHDNDFEPYLSGQSNQSNSYPSMADPYLSSFYPPSIGFPYSLSEAPWSTGGDPPIPYLTTYGQLSNGDHHFMHDAVFGQPGGLGNNIYQHRFNFFPENPAFSAWGTSGSQGQQAQSPAYGSSYTYPPSSLGGTIVDGQTGFHGDTLSKAPGMNSLEQGMVGLKIGDVTTSAVKTVGSVVSSAAMTGVLSGNGGTNVNMPVSKPTSWAAIASKPAKPQPKMKAKSGPVIGAALPPPPMKHNVDIGTWDSKGPAPKAPAPQPAPQPAPQHQPAAQPLPTQPPPPAQPPHPSPQLPPQTRWVAPRNRSAAFGQSGGAGGDGGAAGTVQPSSAPTAESHPVLEQLKAAHSYNPKEFDWNLKSGRVFIIKSYSEDDVHRSIKYSIWCSTEHGNRRLDGAFRAAGSRAPVYLLFSVNGSGHFCGLAEMKSPVDYGASAGVWAQDKWKGKFDVKWIFVKDVPNNQLRHIRLENNDNKPVTNSRDTQEVPLEKAKQVLKIIASYKHTTSIFDDFSHYEKRQEEEEVVRKERQSRSKQ